In the Limanda limanda chromosome 1, fLimLim1.1, whole genome shotgun sequence genome, one interval contains:
- the gcc1 gene encoding GRIP and coiled-coil domain-containing protein 1, translating to MEKFGMSFGGGPSRKELLDANESQKKQLVQYQSRFKDVVQAYKSLLKEKEALEASLKVLTVTQDQEQNQDANIVRPDPADDGCSLHSEDSVDTAVSLDTPTDIRGDQSEEDQGDMGAKLNSTSLRAELDTTNVAGETLQQTTPLPSVEADRRLAQLKGQLSTLTSALATVTQEKSRMEASFQADKRQVKQEVEELQEQMVVVTTQQEAERRALHQQLAESRARIITQQHEREQEHGDHVQQLRELQRILQQERDLRQDAELHLQDANAALLMTSQAVDRGAEYEAHLNQVREERDELRRRLQVAEADQKKPDPRVDKLQQELTEQKKHFQKQIHIETRKACEAEERARERAQSAEVRVAGLEQRVSELSELLGSCEKVRQRDQQAAQRLRDRILQLDTENKTLAIAASSRSTSDLCVDESQLDVNALKEKLEKVKKLMLLAAQRNPNQNILDLTETEEDQGSDRASMLVYQLELRQLKDEFERYKLRAQVVLKNKNTKDGSQAKELEEVRDQLSELKEKYINLRIQSDEANTQHCRELAERQQAAAALQQSHKQEVERAVVVHREELLRLEAELHKQRERTMALLDEKDQELERLRAAAALGRSNDSSEVNDDRHEPESEGEIIGQALQRVAPAEPALLLYAEQLARKDVEVGGLRRQKHRLEEDIHQLQARLIANGERHDEEVTELRGHVDKLIRDQGREGANMEYLKNVVYKFLTLQDASGRHQTLTAILTILHFSPQEKHHVLRLQAVTWWNNKRK from the exons ATGGAGAAGTTTGGAATGAGTTTCGGGGGCGGTCCTAGCAGGAAGGAGCTTCTGGACGCCAACGAGTCCCAGAAGAAGCAGCTGGTCCAGTACCAGAGCCGCTTCAAGGACGTGGTCCAGGCCTACAAGAGTCtgctgaaggagaaggaggctcTAGAGGCAAGTCTGAAGGTCCTTACTGTGACCCAGGACCAGGAACAGAATCAGGACGCCAACATCGTACGCCCAGACCCTGCTGACGATGGCTGCTCCTTGCACAGCGAGGACAGCGTGGACACAGCGGTGTCTTTGGACACACCCACTGACATCAGAGGTGATCAGTCTGAAGAAGACCAAGGAGACATGGGCGCAAAACTTAACTCAACA TCGCTGAGAGCAGAGCTTGATACCACCAATGTAGCAGGAGAGACGCTGCAACAGACCACGCCCCTTCCAAGCGTAGAGGCGGACCGACGACTGGCCCAGCTGAAGGGCCAACTGAGCACGCTCACCAGCGCTCTCGCCACTGTGACACAGGAGAAGTCTCGGATGGAGGCAAGTTTCCAAGCCGACAAACGTCAGGTgaagcaggaggtggaggagctgcaggagcaaaTGGTCGTTGTGACGacgcagcaggaggcggagcgtCGTGCCCTTCACCAGCAGCTGGCCGAAAGTCGTGCTCGCATCATCACGCAGCAGCACGAGCGGGAGCAGGAGCACGGCGACCACGTCCAGCAGCTGCGAGAGCTGCAGAGGATCCTGCAGCAGGAACGAGACCTTCGACAGGACGCAGAGCTCCACCTACAGGACGCCAATGCCGCCCTTCTCATGACATCACAGGCCGTAGACCGGGGGGCGGAGTACGAGGCTCACCTGAACCAGGTCAGGGAGGAAAGAgatgagctgaggaggaggcttCAAGTCGCAGAGGCAGACCAGAAGAAACCAGATCCCAGAGTCGACAAGCTACAGCAGGAACTGacagaacagaaaaaacactTCCAAAAGCAGATCCATATAGAAACCAGGAAG GCTTGCGAGGCTGAGGAGCGTGCTCGTGAGCGTGCTCAGTCTGCAGAGGTCCGGGTTGCAGGTCTGGAGCAGCGAGTCTCGGAGCTTTCTGAGCTGCTCGGCTCCTGTGAAAAGGTGAGGCAGCGTGACCAGCAGGCCGCTCAGAGACTCCGAGACCGGATCCTGCAGCTGGACACTGAGAACAAAACACTGGCCATCGCCGCTTCGAGCaggtcgacctctgacctctgcgtGGACGAGTCACAGCTGGACGTCAATGCgctgaaggagaagctggaaaagGTGAAGAAGCTGATGCTATTGGCGGCTCAGAGGAACCCAAACCAGAACATCCTGGACCTGACAGAAACCGAGGAAGACCAGGGCAGCGACAGAGCGTCAATGCTTGTTTACCAGCTGGAGCTGCGGCAGCTGAAGGACGAGTTTGAGCGCTACAAGCTGCGAGCACAGGTGGTGCTGAAGAACAAAAACACCAAAGATGGCAGCCAGGccaaagagctggaggaggtccGGGACCAGCTGTCAGAGCTAAAGGAGAAGTACATCAACCTGAGGATACAGAGCGACGAGGCCAACACCCAACACTGCCGCGAGCTGGCGGAGCGGCAGCAGGCGGCAGCAGCACTGCAGCAGAgccacaaacaggaagtggagcggGCGGTGGTGGTGCATCGGGAGGAGCTGCTGCGACTGGAGGCAGAGTTGCACAAGCAGAGGGAGAGGACCATGGCGCTGCTGGACGAGAAGGACCAGGAGCTTGAGAGGCTGAGGGCCGCTGCTGCGCTTGGACGCAGCAATGACTCCTCCGAGGTAAACGATGATAGACACGAGCCCGAGTCCGAGGGTGAAATCATCGGCCAAGCCTTGCAGCGAGTTGCGCCAGCTGAGCCCGCGCTGCTGCTGTATGCTGAACAGCTGGCCAGGAAAGATGTGGAGGTCGGTGGCCTGCGACGGCAAAAACATCGCCTGGAGGAGGACATCCACCAGCTGCAGGCCAGGCTCATCGCTAATGGAGAACGACATGACGAGGAGGTGACGGAACTGCGAG
- the LOC133005831 gene encoding ADP-ribosylation factor 4: protein MGLTISSLFARFFGKKQMRILMVGLDAAGKTTILYKLKLGEIVTTIPTIGFNVETVEYKNICFTVWDVGGQDKIRPLWRHYFQNTQGLIFVVDSNDRERVPESAEELNKMIQEDELKDAVLLVFANKQDLPNAMSVTELTDKLGLNNLRSRTWHIQATCATQGTGLYEGLDWLSNELSKR, encoded by the exons ATGGGCCTCACCATCTCGTCCCTGTTCGCCCGGTTCTTCGGGAAGAAGCAGATGAGGATCCTGATGG tTGGTTTAGACGCAGCTGGAAAAACCACGATTCTGTACAAACTGAAGCTGGGAGAGATCGTCACCACTATCCCCACCATCG GTTTTAACGTGGAGACCGTCGAGTATAAGAACATCTGTTTCACGGTCTGGGACGTCGGTGGTCAGGACAAGATCCGACCCCTGTGGAGACACTACTTCCAGAACACACAG ggTCTGATTTTCGTGGTGGACAGTAACGACAGAGAGCGAGTACCAGAGTCGGCAGAGGAACTCAACAAGATG atccAGGAGGACGAGTTGAAGGACGCCGTTCTTCTGGTGTTTGCAAACAAACAGGATCTTCCAAATGCGATGAGTGTCACTGAGCTGACCGACAAGCTGGGTCTGAACAACCTCCGCAGCCGAACT TGGCACATCCAGGCGACCTGCGCCACGCAGGGGACGGGTCTGTACGAGGGGCTGGACTGGTTGTCCAATGAGCTGTCGAAACGCTAA
- the lta4h gene encoding leukotriene A-4 hydrolase isoform X1 produces MSSDPSSFSCSSRCITRHLNVTFHVDFDSHVIRAQVSLTVEALQDRLSVLTLDTRDLKIVSVSANGQAAVFSLGPKHSFKGAPLDITLPFDLSRGQHVIVEVTYETSPSAMALQWLAPEQTAGKKHPYLFSQCQAHHCRSIVPCQDSPSVKHTYYAQVSVPKDLVAVMSALRDGQEVDPQDNNRIIYKFRQPVAMPSYLIAIVVGDLESRVIGPRSRVWSEKEFVDKAASEFSETETMLTTAEDLAGPYVWGQYDILVLPPSFPYGGMENPCLTFATPTLLAGDKSLSNVIAHEISHSWTGNLVTNKTWEHFWLNEGHTVYLERMIGRRMQGEQFRQFKAMGGWKDLQESVNTFGVNNPLTNLVPSLQDVDPDDAFSSVPYEKGFALLYHLEELMGGPEVFMGFVKSYIQLFAYSSVTTDEWKNYLFRYFKEKVDVLNKVDWNAWMFTPGMPPVKPQYDTTLADSCIDLSQRWIKAIDLNSFTENDLKTMSSHQLIEFLSLLLQEDPLPLTHLKKMQEVYSLNVVLNAEIRFRWLRLCVRSKWEEAVPLALKMATEQGRMKFTRPLFREVFNFEKFSDEAVRVFLAHRAEMHSVTSGLVAKDLNVDSLKSTSL; encoded by the exons ATGTCCTCGGATCCGTCCTCCTTTTCGTGCTCGTCCCGGTGCATCACCAGACACCTGAACGTCACCTTCCACGTGGACTTCGACAGCCACGTGATCAGAGCTCAGGTGTCTCTCACCGTGGAGGCGCTGCAGGACCGACTGTCCGTACTG ACTCTCGACACCAGAGACCTGAAGATCGTGTCTGTGTCGGCCAATGGACAAGCAGCTGTCTTCAGTCTGGGCCCCAAACACAGCTTCAAGGGGGCGCCGCTGGACATCACTCTGCCCTTTGACCTCTCAAG AGGGCAGCATGTGATCGTGGAAGTGACCTATGAGACGTCTCCGTCTGCGATGGCGCTGCAGTGGCTCGCACCCGAGCAGACCGCTGGGAAGAAACACCCGTACCTGTTCAGTCAGTGTCAG GCTCATCACTGCAGGAGTATAGTCCCATGTCAGGACAGTCCGTCGGTCAAACACACCTACTAcgctcag GTGTCTGTGCCTAAGGACCTGGTTGCTGTGATGAGTGCATTGAGAGACGGACAGGAAGTCGATCCTCAAGACAACAATCGTATCATCTACAAgttcagacagccg GTGGCCATGCCGTCCTACCTGATAGCGATCGTGGTTGGAGATCTAGAGAGCAG AGTGATTGGTCCAAGGTCTAGAGTGTGGTCAGAGAAAGAGTTTGTTGATAAGGCAGCGTCTGAGTTTTCTGAG ACAGAGACCATGTTGACTACTGCGGAGGACCTGGCAGGACCATATGTTTGGGGTCAGTATGACATCCTGGTTCTTCCGCCATCTTTCCCGTACGGAGGAATGGAGAACCCATGTCTGACCTTTGCCACTCCGACACTGCtg GCTGGAGATAAATCTCTGTCCAAT GTGATCGCTCATGAGATCTCACACAGCTGGACCGGGAACCTGGTGACCAACAAGACCTGGGAGCACTTCTG GTTGAACGAGGGTCACACGGTGTACCTGGAGAGGATGATTGGCAGGCGTATGCAGGGGGAACAGTTCCGACAGTTTAAGGCGATGGGCGGCTGGAAGGACCTGCAGGAATCT GTGAACACGTTTGGGGTCAACAACCCTCTCACTAACCTGGTTCCCAGTCTCCAGGACGTCGACCCTGACGATGCCTTCTCCTCTGTTCCGTATGAGAAAGGCTTCGCTCTGCTGTatcacctggaggagctgatggGAGGTCCAG AGGTGTTCATGGGCTTTGTGAAGTCGTACATTCAGCTGTTCGCCTACAGCAGTGTGACGACAGACGAGTGGAAGAACTACCTGTTCAGATACTTTAAAGAAAAG GTTGACGTCCTGAACAAGGTGGACTGGAACGCCTGGATGTTCACTCCAGGGATGCCTCCTGTCAAACCTCA GTACGACACCACACTGGCTGACTCCTGCATTGATCTGAGTCAGAGGTGGATCAAG GCCATAGATCTGAACAGCTTCACAGAGAACGACCTGAAGACAATGTCATCACATCAGCTGATTGAGttcctttctctcctgcttCAGGAG gatcctcttcctctgactcACCTGAAGAAGATGCAGGAGGTTTACAGTCTGAACGTCGTTTTGAACGCAGAGATTCGCTTCAG GTGGCTGAGGCTGTGTGTTCGTTCTAAGTGGGAGGAGGCGGTTCCCTTGGCGCTGAAGATGGCGACAGAACAGGGAAGAATGAAGTTCACGAGACCGTTGTTCAG AGaagtttttaactttgaaaagtTCAGCGATGAAGCCGTCCGAGTGTTCCTTGCTCATCGAGCGGAGATGCACTCGGTCACCTCTGGACTCGTCGCCAAAGACCTGAATGTTGACAGCCTGAAATCCACCAGTCTGTAA
- the lta4h gene encoding leukotriene A-4 hydrolase isoform X2, whose product MSSDPSSFSCSSRCITRHLNVTFHVDFDSHVIRAQVSLTVEALQDRLSVLTLDTRDLKIVSVSANGQAAVFSLGPKHSFKGAPLDITLPFDLSRGQHVIVEVTYETSPSAMALQWLAPEQTAGKKHPYLFSQCQAHHCRSIVPCQDSPSVKHTYYAQVSVPKDLVAVMSALRDGQEVDPQDNNRIIYKFRQPVAMPSYLIAIVVGDLESRVIGPRSRVWSEKEFVDKAASEFSETETMLTTAEDLAGPYVWGQYDILVLPPSFPYGGMENPCLTFATPTLLAGDKSLSNVIAHEISHSWTGNLVTNKTWEHFWLNEGHTVYLERMIGRRMQGEQFRQFKAMGGWKDLQESVNTFGVNNPLTNLVPSLQDVDPDDAFSSVPYEKGFALLYHLEELMGGPEVFMGFVKSYIQLFAYSSVTTDEWKNYLFRYFKEKVDVLNKVDWNAWMFTPGMPPVKPQYDTTLADSCIDLSQRWIKAIDLNSFTENDLKTMSSHQLIEFLSLLLQEDPLPLTHLKKMQEVYDLNVVLNAEIRFRWLRLCVRSKWEEAVPLALKMATEQGRMKFTRPLFREVFNFEKFSNEAVRVFLSHRAEMHSVTSGLVAKDLNVDSLKSTSL is encoded by the exons ATGTCCTCGGATCCGTCCTCCTTTTCGTGCTCGTCCCGGTGCATCACCAGACACCTGAACGTCACCTTCCACGTGGACTTCGACAGCCACGTGATCAGAGCTCAGGTGTCTCTCACCGTGGAGGCGCTGCAGGACCGACTGTCCGTACTG ACTCTCGACACCAGAGACCTGAAGATCGTGTCTGTGTCGGCCAATGGACAAGCAGCTGTCTTCAGTCTGGGCCCCAAACACAGCTTCAAGGGGGCGCCGCTGGACATCACTCTGCCCTTTGACCTCTCAAG AGGGCAGCATGTGATCGTGGAAGTGACCTATGAGACGTCTCCGTCTGCGATGGCGCTGCAGTGGCTCGCACCCGAGCAGACCGCTGGGAAGAAACACCCGTACCTGTTCAGTCAGTGTCAG GCTCATCACTGCAGGAGTATAGTCCCATGTCAGGACAGTCCGTCGGTCAAACACACCTACTAcgctcag GTGTCTGTGCCTAAGGACCTGGTTGCTGTGATGAGTGCATTGAGAGACGGACAGGAAGTCGATCCTCAAGACAACAATCGTATCATCTACAAgttcagacagccg GTGGCCATGCCGTCCTACCTGATAGCGATCGTGGTTGGAGATCTAGAGAGCAG AGTGATTGGTCCAAGGTCTAGAGTGTGGTCAGAGAAAGAGTTTGTTGATAAGGCAGCGTCTGAGTTTTCTGAG ACAGAGACCATGTTGACTACTGCGGAGGACCTGGCAGGACCATATGTTTGGGGTCAGTATGACATCCTGGTTCTTCCGCCATCTTTCCCGTACGGAGGAATGGAGAACCCATGTCTGACCTTTGCCACTCCGACACTGCtg GCTGGAGATAAATCTCTGTCCAAT GTGATCGCTCATGAGATCTCACACAGCTGGACCGGGAACCTGGTGACCAACAAGACCTGGGAGCACTTCTG GTTGAACGAGGGTCACACGGTGTACCTGGAGAGGATGATTGGCAGGCGTATGCAGGGGGAACAGTTCCGACAGTTTAAGGCGATGGGCGGCTGGAAGGACCTGCAGGAATCT GTGAACACGTTTGGGGTCAACAACCCTCTCACTAACCTGGTTCCCAGTCTCCAGGACGTCGACCCTGACGATGCCTTCTCCTCTGTTCCGTATGAGAAAGGCTTCGCTCTGCTGTatcacctggaggagctgatggGAGGTCCAG AGGTGTTCATGGGCTTTGTGAAGTCGTACATTCAGCTGTTCGCCTACAGCAGTGTGACGACAGACGAGTGGAAGAACTACCTGTTCAGATACTTTAAAGAAAAG GTTGACGTCCTGAACAAGGTGGACTGGAACGCCTGGATGTTCACTCCAGGGATGCCTCCTGTCAAACCTCA GTACGACACCACACTGGCTGACTCCTGCATTGATCTGAGTCAGAGGTGGATCAAG GCCATAGATCTGAACAGCTTCACAGAGAACGACCTGAAGACAATGTCATCACATCAGCTGATTGAGttcctttctctcctgcttCAGGAG gatcctcttcctctgactcACCTGAAGAAGATGCAGGAGGTTTACGATCTGAACGTCGTTTTGAACGCAGAGATTCGCTTCAG GTGGCTGAGGCTGTGTGTTCGTTCTAAGTGGGAGGAGGCGGTTCCCTTGGCGCTGAAGATGGCGACAGAACAGGGAAGAATGAAGTTCACGAGACCGTTGTTCAG AGaagtttttaactttgaaaagtTCAGCAATGAAGCCGTCCGAGTGTTCCTTTCTCATCGAGCGGAGATGCACTCGGTCACCTCTGGACTCGTCGCCAAAGACCTGAATGTTGACAGCCTGAAATCCACCAGTCTGTAA